In Pseudobacter ginsenosidimutans, the following are encoded in one genomic region:
- a CDS encoding winged helix-turn-helix transcriptional regulator, translating into MYEKKIPERYECGISIAMKVLGGKWKSLIIEYIHRGVRRPSELHRTVDQANPRVINMALKELEDYGIVTKTVYPGLPLKVEYFLTRLGESILPVLDAMEQWGNKHREEIVPDYSMPDKPPCAGIPPLLTNFEFSGKLE; encoded by the coding sequence ATGTACGAGAAAAAGATACCAGAGAGGTATGAATGTGGCATCAGCATTGCCATGAAGGTGCTGGGTGGAAAATGGAAATCACTGATCATCGAATATATTCACAGGGGTGTAAGGCGCCCGAGCGAATTGCACCGTACCGTAGACCAGGCCAATCCAAGAGTGATCAATATGGCATTGAAAGAACTCGAAGATTATGGCATTGTCACAAAAACCGTTTATCCCGGCCTGCCTTTGAAAGTGGAATATTTCCTGACCCGTTTAGGCGAAAGCATATTGCCCGTACTCGATGCCATGGAGCAATGGGGCAATAAGCACAGGGAGGAAATTGTCCCGGATTATTCCATGCCTGACAAGCCTCCATGCGCAGGTATTCCTCCTTTATTGACAAACTTTGAATTTTCTGGAAAATTGGAATAG
- a CDS encoding TonB-dependent receptor, whose translation MNYFRALLSAVLCLSVVFVHAQKSGTATVSGTVRSTGGEAVSGITVSLKGASITTVTDENGKFLLKNIQAGTYTLQISSVGYTTLEHAITVKPGVPQDISFTLSRNRKEMQAVTITGKSKIQEIKESGFAVNAIETKKYANTTADLNQILNRTTGVRIREQGGLGSDFKFSINGLSGKQVKFFIDGIPMEVMGSAMSLNNIPVNLADRLEVYKGVVPVQLGADAMGGAVNVVTNQKATSYLDVSHSYGSFNTHRSALTGQFADKKTGIIVKASGFLNSSDNNYRMKGVDVITGGTKNGNFITDFNGAEYVVADAKRFHDNYFSILGQLEAGITNKKWADVLMIGLGYNEAHQDLQTGFDQKTVYGKVERNSYAKSATIRYKKDDLFVKGLSLSTFAARSKDTYRTIDTLFGKYDWGNIWYESGYTEMGKSVKTIGVIERHRTYAMANISYVINPQHSLNLNYTLDHLKNENFNEVFKDFDTLPGKINKNILGLAYQQNLLEGRLVNTFFTKYYSLGLNRAKYIDRILTSQDTTAGNWGYGIAARYKLTEGLGIKASYEHAYRLQDVEEVFGDGLNLQGNPDLKPESSDNFNLGAFYNFKIDKHSFYIEASGFYRDAKDFIFPVPDLRSNVLKNENQSSVRITGFESELRYNYDQLFSVTLNMTYQNAINTTKQGQTESYYVEGTYKNKIPNQPWLFGNADFTIGKSDVFKKGTRLQFNWFTQYINWFYLTWESKGNPNGKSDIPTQFVQNASLSYSLQNGRYNISAECRNLTDRLTYDNFRLQKPGRSFFVKFRYFLH comes from the coding sequence ATGAATTACTTCAGAGCGTTATTATCGGCTGTACTTTGCCTCAGTGTAGTATTTGTTCATGCACAAAAATCAGGTACAGCCACTGTTTCGGGGACGGTCCGTTCAACTGGCGGGGAAGCAGTTTCAGGGATCACTGTGAGCCTGAAAGGCGCATCGATTACAACCGTTACAGATGAAAACGGTAAATTTCTCCTGAAAAACATACAGGCAGGAACTTATACACTGCAGATATCTTCTGTGGGTTACACCACTCTCGAGCACGCCATCACTGTAAAACCTGGTGTTCCGCAGGACATCAGCTTTACACTTTCCCGGAACAGAAAGGAAATGCAGGCGGTTACCATAACAGGAAAATCGAAAATTCAGGAAATCAAAGAGTCTGGTTTTGCAGTAAATGCCATCGAGACCAAAAAATATGCGAATACAACCGCTGACCTAAACCAGATCCTTAACCGAACTACTGGTGTCCGGATCAGGGAACAGGGCGGACTTGGTTCTGATTTCAAATTTTCCATTAACGGTTTGTCCGGCAAACAGGTGAAATTCTTTATCGACGGCATTCCGATGGAAGTGATGGGAAGCGCCATGTCCCTGAATAATATCCCCGTGAATCTCGCAGACCGCCTGGAAGTATATAAAGGCGTGGTGCCGGTACAGTTAGGTGCGGATGCCATGGGCGGTGCAGTGAACGTGGTAACCAATCAAAAAGCCACCAGCTATCTCGACGTAAGTCATAGCTATGGTTCCTTCAATACACATAGGTCTGCTTTGACGGGTCAGTTTGCCGATAAAAAGACTGGCATCATCGTTAAGGCCAGTGGTTTCCTGAATTCATCTGATAATAATTATAGGATGAAGGGCGTGGACGTGATAACAGGCGGCACAAAGAACGGTAATTTCATTACCGACTTCAACGGTGCGGAATATGTTGTGGCCGATGCAAAACGTTTTCACGATAATTACTTTTCCATTCTCGGCCAGCTCGAAGCAGGCATCACCAACAAGAAATGGGCGGATGTGCTGATGATCGGCCTTGGTTACAATGAAGCACACCAGGACCTGCAAACCGGGTTCGATCAAAAAACAGTTTATGGAAAAGTGGAAAGGAACAGTTACGCAAAAAGCGCCACTATCCGCTATAAGAAAGATGATCTCTTTGTAAAAGGTTTAAGCCTGAGCACATTTGCAGCCCGCTCAAAAGATACTTACAGGACCATCGATACCCTTTTCGGAAAATACGACTGGGGCAATATCTGGTATGAAAGCGGATACACTGAAATGGGTAAAAGTGTAAAAACGATCGGTGTGATCGAAAGGCACAGGACCTATGCCATGGCCAATATCAGCTATGTGATCAATCCTCAGCACTCCCTGAACCTGAACTATACACTGGACCATCTGAAAAATGAAAACTTCAATGAGGTCTTCAAGGATTTCGATACCCTTCCAGGAAAGATCAACAAGAATATTCTCGGATTGGCATATCAGCAAAACCTGCTGGAAGGAAGACTGGTAAACACTTTTTTCACCAAGTATTATAGCCTCGGCCTGAACCGCGCGAAATACATCGATCGTATTCTGACATCCCAGGATACCACTGCCGGAAACTGGGGTTATGGTATCGCGGCCAGGTATAAACTCACGGAAGGCCTTGGTATCAAAGCATCTTACGAACATGCTTACCGCTTACAGGATGTGGAGGAAGTATTTGGAGACGGATTGAACCTGCAGGGCAATCCTGATCTGAAACCTGAAAGCAGCGACAATTTCAACCTGGGTGCATTCTATAATTTCAAGATCGATAAACATTCATTTTATATCGAAGCATCAGGGTTCTACCGCGATGCAAAAGATTTCATTTTTCCTGTACCAGATCTTCGCTCCAATGTGCTGAAGAACGAGAACCAGTCAAGTGTACGTATAACAGGATTCGAATCTGAACTTAGGTATAATTATGATCAACTGTTCTCTGTGACCCTGAACATGACCTATCAAAATGCGATCAATACTACAAAGCAGGGACAAACTGAATCTTATTATGTAGAAGGTACTTATAAAAACAAGATACCCAACCAACCCTGGTTGTTTGGTAATGCAGATTTCACAATCGGGAAGAGTGATGTGTTCAAAAAAGGGACCAGGTTGCAGTTCAACTGGTTCACGCAATACATCAACTGGTTCTACCTGACCTGGGAAAGCAAAGGAAACCCGAATGGTAAATCAGATATTCCCACGCAGTTTGTACAAAATGCTTCACTTAGTTATTCACTGCAGAATGGCAGGTACAATATTTCAGCTGAATGCAGGAATCTGACGGACCGCCTGACCTATGACAACTTCAGGCTGCAAAAACCAGGCAGGTCCTTCTTCGTTAAATTCCGGTATTTCTTACATTAA
- a CDS encoding DUF4374 domain-containing protein codes for MKRLINISVSFLTIATVLFSISGCEKRDIGNVEAGTQYSAILCVGSWPNTAYYISSISSLTSGTISLKGNGAEMTGKVYAQDVIQKDGYYYHANATSGRLGKYHVENGVLLIDKEIPFSWLNWSAYTWVDNNTLVIIGDGKGEARYAIVKVDKMTIKTGSLALDAIPEGFSTYNIGFAEYRDNKLFLGYGFGSTDWTQYPNMPVYPKSFVAVIDYTDMVVEKSLEDNRSNGFGGPTVYAPSSFIDENNDLYFISDPVGIYDYNSPSAMYRIKNGSTEIDPTYFFNYSAAANNEKAPAIWYIGNGKAIVRSRINGQSIDTDHYYTVIDVQNGALIKKLDLPADKGERMVNAVIVEDGKAYIAVNAADRDYIWEYDPASDKLTKGVEFVGGIDYILRIEKLK; via the coding sequence ATGAAAAGACTAATCAATATATCAGTATCATTCCTGACAATCGCAACTGTTCTTTTTTCCATCAGTGGTTGTGAAAAAAGAGACATTGGAAATGTTGAAGCAGGAACACAATATTCGGCCATTCTCTGTGTGGGCAGCTGGCCCAATACTGCCTATTATATTTCCAGTATTTCATCACTCACCAGTGGCACCATCAGCCTGAAAGGCAATGGCGCTGAAATGACCGGTAAGGTATATGCGCAGGATGTGATCCAGAAAGATGGCTATTATTATCATGCCAATGCCACGAGTGGCCGGTTGGGAAAATACCATGTTGAGAATGGAGTGTTGTTGATCGATAAAGAGATCCCCTTTTCCTGGCTGAACTGGTCTGCCTACACATGGGTGGATAACAATACCCTGGTAATCATCGGTGATGGTAAGGGAGAAGCGCGTTACGCAATTGTAAAAGTGGACAAAATGACTATCAAAACCGGCAGTCTTGCACTGGATGCTATTCCGGAGGGATTCAGCACTTACAATATTGGTTTTGCTGAATACAGGGACAATAAATTGTTCCTGGGATACGGTTTCGGTTCAACAGACTGGACACAGTATCCTAACATGCCGGTGTATCCGAAATCTTTTGTTGCTGTGATCGATTATACCGATATGGTAGTTGAGAAGTCGCTGGAAGATAATCGCAGCAATGGATTTGGCGGGCCAACCGTATATGCGCCCAGCTCTTTCATCGATGAGAACAATGATCTCTATTTCATCAGTGACCCGGTAGGTATTTACGATTACAATTCTCCATCTGCCATGTACCGTATCAAAAACGGCTCTACAGAGATCGATCCCACTTATTTCTTTAACTATTCTGCCGCTGCCAATAATGAAAAAGCTCCGGCGATATGGTATATCGGAAATGGAAAAGCGATTGTGAGATCCCGCATCAACGGGCAATCTATCGATACAGACCACTATTATACCGTGATTGATGTTCAGAACGGAGCTTTGATCAAAAAGCTGGATCTGCCTGCTGATAAAGGCGAGAGAATGGTGAATGCAGTGATTGTGGAAGATGGAAAAGCTTATATCGCAGTGAATGCAGCGGACAGGGATTATATCTGGGAATACGATCCTGCCAGTGATAAGCTTACCAAAGGAGTGGAGTTTGTAGGGGGGATCGATTATATCCTGCGAATAGAAAAATTGAAATAA
- a CDS encoding alpha/beta fold hydrolase codes for MKQFCVFLLSVILLNPVTAQTGRPVLDIMLTNYDYPFEVHFLNLKSQNQELKMAYMDVHPRQANGKTVVLLHGKNFNGAYWKGTVEALTAEGYRVVVPDQIGFGKSSKPEGYQFSFQQLAQNTKAVLDELKIDKICLLGHSMEACWLPGSR; via the coding sequence ATGAAACAGTTCTGTGTTTTCCTGTTGTCTGTAATATTGCTCAATCCGGTTACTGCGCAAACCGGCCGTCCTGTATTGGACATCATGCTCACTAATTACGACTATCCGTTTGAGGTGCATTTTCTGAACCTGAAAAGTCAAAACCAGGAATTGAAAATGGCGTATATGGATGTGCATCCCAGGCAAGCGAATGGAAAAACCGTTGTGCTCCTGCATGGCAAGAATTTCAACGGTGCTTATTGGAAAGGCACCGTTGAAGCATTGACGGCGGAAGGATATCGCGTGGTGGTTCCGGACCAGATCGGTTTTGGAAAATCCTCAAAGCCTGAAGGCTATCAGTTTTCATTTCAACAGCTGGCGCAAAATACCAAAGCCGTTCTTGATGAGTTGAAGATCGATAAGATCTGCCTGCTGGGCCACTCGATGGAGGCATGCTGGCTACCAGGTTCACGCTGA
- a CDS encoding M48 family metallopeptidase, whose protein sequence is MHRSLLFIVLISSFFISCKTVPVTGRKQLNIVPDFMIKELAFSEYDSIVKVSRTLPAQDERAAMVTRIGTRIQKAVELYMQQNNFQKDLKHLSWEFNTIDENIVNAWCMPGGKVVVYTGLLPVTQNETALAFVMGHEIAHAIARHGNERMSQGLLVNLGGLVLQEALKEKKKETQVLFLGLYMIGSNLAYSLPNSRLQESEADKLGLIFMSMAGYDPTESVALWQRMSQANGKTKTPEFLSTHPSDETRMKNLAALIPDIKAKYYKGDF, encoded by the coding sequence ATGCACAGGTCTCTATTGTTCATTGTTCTCATATCATCTTTTTTCATTTCCTGTAAAACCGTTCCTGTAACCGGACGGAAACAATTGAACATTGTTCCGGATTTCATGATCAAGGAACTCGCTTTTTCCGAATACGACTCCATTGTGAAAGTCAGCCGTACACTGCCGGCACAGGATGAACGTGCTGCAATGGTGACCCGGATCGGTACAAGGATACAGAAAGCTGTTGAATTGTACATGCAGCAGAACAATTTCCAGAAAGACCTCAAACATCTCAGCTGGGAATTCAACACCATCGATGAAAACATTGTAAATGCCTGGTGTATGCCCGGAGGAAAAGTAGTGGTGTATACCGGATTGCTGCCGGTTACACAGAACGAAACAGCACTCGCTTTTGTAATGGGACATGAGATCGCCCATGCCATTGCCAGGCATGGTAATGAAAGAATGAGCCAGGGATTACTGGTGAACCTGGGTGGTCTTGTACTCCAGGAAGCATTAAAGGAAAAGAAAAAAGAAACACAGGTTTTGTTTCTTGGTCTTTATATGATCGGATCCAATCTTGCTTATTCCCTCCCCAACAGCCGTTTACAGGAAAGTGAAGCAGACAAGCTGGGACTGATCTTCATGAGTATGGCAGGCTACGATCCAACTGAGTCCGTTGCATTATGGCAACGAATGTCCCAGGCAAATGGAAAAACAAAAACGCCTGAATTCCTGTCAACCCATCCTTCAGATGAAACGAGAATGAAGAATCTTGCAGCATTGATCCCGGATATAAAAGCGAAATATTATAAAGGAGACTTCTGA
- a CDS encoding YciI family protein produces the protein MKNLLFTILLFSGGFVVSAQESGKVYNKALADSLGADKYGMKSYIFVILKTGSNTTTDKDKLSLLFRRHMENIGRLAKEGKLVVAGPFKKNDKSFRGIFILNVRTVEEAKALLDTDPAIKEKVLDAEILEWYGSAALPMYLPYHGKIEEQQP, from the coding sequence ATGAAGAATTTGCTGTTTACCATCCTGTTGTTCAGCGGTGGTTTTGTTGTATCTGCTCAGGAATCAGGAAAAGTGTACAACAAAGCCCTGGCCGATTCTCTGGGTGCCGATAAATATGGAATGAAGAGTTACATTTTTGTAATATTGAAAACCGGAAGCAATACCACTACTGATAAAGATAAGCTGAGCCTGCTGTTTCGCAGACATATGGAAAATATAGGAAGACTGGCGAAGGAAGGAAAACTGGTGGTGGCCGGCCCTTTCAAAAAGAATGATAAATCCTTCCGTGGTATTTTCATCCTGAACGTTCGAACTGTTGAAGAAGCAAAAGCATTGCTGGATACAGATCCGGCTATCAAAGAAAAAGTATTGGATGCCGAAATACTGGAATGGTACGGATCGGCGGCCTTGCCGATGTATCTTCCTTATCATGGAAAAATAGAAGAGCAGCAACCATAA
- a CDS encoding alpha/beta fold hydrolase, which produces MLATRFTLMYPEKVEKLVLENPIGLEDWKLVAPYTSIDQNYQNELKANYESAKKYQLEFYYDKKWKQEYDEWVYLLTGWTKHPDYPVVALNNAQTSDMIFTQPVVYEFQYIKSPTLLIIGTRDRTAIGKNNVKDEAARERMGQYQLLGKETQKKIPHSQLVELDNVGHLPHIEVFDRFIKPLSTFLSSTQK; this is translated from the coding sequence ATGCTGGCTACCAGGTTCACGCTGATGTATCCTGAAAAAGTAGAGAAGCTGGTGCTGGAAAATCCGATCGGCCTGGAAGACTGGAAACTTGTTGCGCCTTATACATCCATCGACCAGAATTATCAGAACGAACTAAAGGCGAACTACGAGTCAGCAAAGAAATACCAGCTGGAATTCTACTACGATAAAAAATGGAAACAGGAATACGATGAATGGGTGTATTTACTTACAGGCTGGACTAAACACCCGGATTATCCTGTAGTGGCATTGAACAATGCACAAACTTCCGACATGATCTTTACCCAGCCTGTAGTTTATGAATTCCAATATATCAAATCACCCACATTGCTGATCATCGGCACAAGGGACCGGACCGCGATTGGAAAAAATAATGTGAAGGACGAGGCGGCCCGCGAAAGGATGGGCCAGTACCAGTTGCTGGGAAAGGAAACACAGAAGAAGATCCCCCACTCGCAATTAGTGGAATTGGATAATGTTGGACACCTTCCGCATATTGAGGTCTTTGACCGGTTCATCAAACCACTGTCCACTTTTCTTTCTTCCACTCAAAAATGA
- the gloA2 gene encoding SMU1112c/YaeR family gloxylase I-like metalloprotein: MPGLKAIHHIAIICSDYERSKYFYTQVLGLSVIREVYREARQSWKLDLALDGEYLIELFSFPEPPPRPSRPEACGLRHLAFQVDNIEATVAVLQKEQVVTEPVRTDEYTGKRFTFFADPDGLPLELYEI, encoded by the coding sequence ATGCCAGGATTAAAAGCAATTCACCATATAGCCATCATTTGTTCAGATTATGAACGCTCGAAGTATTTCTATACACAAGTTCTGGGCCTTTCTGTGATCCGGGAAGTTTACCGGGAAGCTCGGCAATCCTGGAAGCTGGACCTGGCCCTTGACGGCGAATACCTGATTGAGCTTTTCTCTTTTCCGGAACCGCCTCCACGTCCTTCACGTCCCGAGGCTTGCGGATTAAGACACCTGGCTTTCCAGGTTGATAATATAGAAGCTACGGTTGCTGTTTTGCAAAAAGAACAGGTTGTTACAGAACCTGTAAGAACTGATGAATATACCGGAAAGCGATTCACGTTTTTTGCAGATCCGGATGGCCTCCCGCTTGAGTTGTATGAAATCTGA
- a CDS encoding RICIN domain-containing protein — MFTFFYCRSIRLGVIAGLCMITTSVIAQGNNKSPKAEKKLPAGTYYIVNVETGEAITPAMSSSGQNVFLQEFNKDGTQKWKLVSKGKKFNILLNGFNDLFFQPHPSVKDHTPIISLPTNGSDQYSIESTPSGYWVIKNQNGNFLSAFITSADKEMRFGPVPDGGKYHLWEFRPI; from the coding sequence ATGTTTACCTTTTTCTATTGCAGGTCAATTCGCCTGGGAGTGATTGCAGGCTTATGTATGATCACTACTTCCGTTATTGCACAGGGGAATAACAAATCCCCGAAAGCAGAAAAGAAACTGCCGGCAGGAACTTATTACATCGTGAACGTGGAAACAGGAGAAGCAATCACTCCGGCCATGTCTTCTTCCGGGCAGAATGTTTTTTTACAGGAGTTCAATAAAGACGGTACACAAAAATGGAAACTGGTTTCAAAAGGAAAAAAATTCAATATACTTCTCAACGGCTTCAATGATCTTTTCTTTCAACCTCATCCATCAGTAAAAGATCATACGCCCATTATCAGTCTTCCAACCAATGGCAGTGATCAGTACAGCATCGAATCAACACCATCAGGTTATTGGGTGATCAAAAATCAAAATGGTAATTTCCTGAGTGCTTTCATTACTTCAGCTGATAAGGAAATGCGGTTTGGCCCTGTTCCTGACGGAGGCAAGTATCATCTATGGGAATTCAGGCCCATATGA
- a CDS encoding serine hydrolase has protein sequence MRSCSWAPGHPKQDSAFENASYQSLSLGFACGHLLSTVGDLFKWNQAVFKQVLLGKQMLDSVLAPVKLKNGNTSTYGLGWMNQTILGKRCYRHDGSVMGFGAEIRYFPEEDIFMAFLVNGRSQETDARTMDLINQVTQLSLGKPVLAEFSITAAMLQQYTGVYALNEEHKILVTLENGQLYIEGSNPADQITKIPVYPYQVDHFFTKGPDFKMEFRKDNAGNYAKIVTTARSKFIFEWKKEKWTVV, from the coding sequence ATACGATCCTGCTCCTGGGCGCCTGGCCACCCGAAACAAGACAGTGCCTTTGAAAACGCTTCCTACCAAAGCCTTTCATTGGGATTTGCCTGCGGCCACCTCCTGTCAACAGTGGGAGATCTTTTTAAGTGGAACCAAGCCGTTTTCAAACAGGTTTTATTGGGAAAACAAATGCTTGATTCAGTACTGGCTCCGGTGAAATTGAAAAATGGGAATACTTCAACCTATGGTTTGGGATGGATGAACCAGACAATTTTGGGGAAAAGATGTTACAGGCACGATGGCTCCGTCATGGGATTCGGAGCAGAGATCCGCTATTTCCCGGAGGAGGATATATTTATGGCATTCCTGGTAAATGGCCGGTCGCAGGAAACGGATGCCCGAACAATGGACCTGATCAATCAGGTAACACAACTCAGCCTCGGTAAGCCGGTACTTGCAGAGTTCTCCATCACTGCTGCCATGCTGCAGCAATATACGGGAGTATACGCACTCAATGAAGAGCACAAAATATTAGTCACTCTGGAAAACGGGCAATTGTATATTGAAGGTTCCAACCCTGCAGACCAGATAACCAAAATCCCTGTATATCCATATCAGGTTGACCACTTCTTTACGAAAGGGCCGGATTTCAAAATGGAATTCAGGAAAGATAACGCTGGCAACTATGCGAAGATTGTTACCACGGCCAGGAGTAAATTCATTTTTGAGTGGAAGAAAGAAAAGTGGACAGTGGTTTGA
- a CDS encoding PepSY-associated TM helix domain-containing protein: MMSFKKINAWFHLWFGLASGIVVFILGITGCAIVFKDEIKSLTQPWLHAARPADGKLLPPSVLVNSLQKQVPGKHIESVWYHGENRTAHFNIHESDSIAFVNPYTAEVVALVDHEDAFHFFEDGHYYLWLPREIGHQVAGWGTLIFFLLLISGLILWWPKKWNKRNRDQGFKIKWNAKFKRLNYDLHNVLGFYSLIVAIIFAFTGLMMSFAWFNKGVYWLAGGENKPRIQAVSDTTTNLKTDLMMQVDKAWHKGIYELAEQRPFDILMHFPETPSEAIYVCTDMYNGTWRDVYLDQYTLAELPASQKRVRDEDFASWIRRYNYGLHVGLYGGITIKIIYFIVSLICASLPVTGFYIWWGRRRKKKSIVPRKRKELEVTTA; the protein is encoded by the coding sequence ATGATGTCTTTCAAAAAGATCAATGCCTGGTTCCATTTGTGGTTTGGGCTGGCTTCAGGGATCGTGGTTTTCATTCTGGGGATCACGGGCTGCGCCATTGTGTTCAAAGATGAAATAAAAAGTCTCACTCAACCCTGGTTGCATGCCGCCAGGCCTGCGGATGGAAAGTTGTTGCCTCCTTCGGTATTGGTCAATTCCCTGCAAAAGCAGGTGCCCGGAAAACATATCGAGTCAGTATGGTATCACGGGGAAAACAGGACGGCGCATTTCAATATTCATGAATCCGATTCCATCGCATTCGTGAATCCCTATACGGCTGAAGTGGTAGCGCTGGTGGACCATGAAGATGCTTTCCATTTTTTTGAAGACGGTCATTATTATCTCTGGCTGCCCCGCGAGATTGGTCACCAGGTAGCCGGATGGGGTACACTTATCTTCTTCCTGCTGCTGATCAGCGGACTGATCCTGTGGTGGCCGAAAAAATGGAATAAGAGAAACCGGGACCAAGGTTTCAAAATAAAATGGAACGCAAAGTTCAAACGCCTGAACTACGATCTGCACAATGTATTGGGCTTCTATTCCCTGATAGTGGCCATCATCTTTGCCTTTACAGGATTGATGATGAGCTTTGCCTGGTTCAATAAAGGTGTTTACTGGCTGGCAGGCGGAGAGAACAAACCCCGTATACAGGCTGTGTCTGATACCACTACCAATCTGAAAACAGACCTGATGATGCAGGTGGACAAAGCCTGGCACAAAGGCATCTATGAGCTGGCCGAGCAGCGTCCGTTTGATATTCTCATGCATTTCCCCGAAACACCCTCAGAAGCCATCTATGTTTGTACTGATATGTACAACGGAACCTGGAGGGATGTTTATCTCGATCAATATACTTTGGCTGAATTACCCGCTTCACAGAAAAGAGTAAGGGACGAGGACTTCGCTTCCTGGATCCGCAGGTACAATTACGGATTGCATGTTGGACTGTACGGTGGGATCACCATCAAGATCATCTACTTCATTGTGAGCCTGATCTGCGCCAGTTTACCTGTTACAGGCTTTTATATTTGGTGGGGTAGAAGAAGAAAGAAGAAGTCAATTGTTCCCCGCAAACGAAAGGAGCTGGAAGTAACGACTGCCTGA
- a CDS encoding YqaE/Pmp3 family membrane protein yields the protein MTLLAILLPWLSFILRGRILTGILCLILQITLIGWIPAAIWAVISLQNAREDKRTRRIERAIRESNRR from the coding sequence ATGACTTTATTAGCGATCTTATTGCCCTGGCTAAGCTTCATCCTGCGGGGAAGGATACTGACCGGCATACTGTGCCTGATCCTTCAGATCACACTAATTGGCTGGATCCCGGCCGCCATTTGGGCCGTGATCTCTTTGCAAAATGCAAGGGAAGATAAGAGAACAAGAAGAATCGAAAGGGCCATCAGGGAAAGCAACCGGAGATAA